One genomic segment of Sparus aurata chromosome 24, fSpaAur1.1, whole genome shotgun sequence includes these proteins:
- the cyyr1 gene encoding cysteine and tyrosine-rich protein 1, whose translation METLRRGRWRTQAVRSSLLLCLLTGGSEAQCEGCIEYCCDGTPPFCCSYYAYVGDVLSGTAISGIVFGVVFLMGAVAALFLCVCMCMKNGRGARVGVFSTSYINTVSQGYPGPPPPYTYDYEMYPPAMHPPPYTPTQPRPANCSPPPPYPGCARK comes from the exons ATGGAGACCCTGcggagggggaggtggaggacgCAGGCGGTGAGGagctcactgctgctgtgtttactCACCG GTGGCAGCGAAGCCCAGTGTGAAGGCTGCATAGAGTACTGCTGCGATGGAACGCCACCCTTCTGCTGCTCCTACTACGCCTACGTGGGGGACGTCCTCTC agGAACCGCCATCTCCGGTATCGTTTTCGGCGTGGTGTTCCTGATGGGGGCGGTGGCGGCCCTGTTcctgtgcgtgtgcatgtgcatgaaGAACGGGCGAGGAGCGCGGGTCGGCGTCTTCAGCACCTCCTACATCAACACTGTGAGCCAGGGCTACCCAG GTCCTCCACCTCCGTACACCTACGACTACGAGATGTACCCTCCGGCGATGCACCCGCCGCCTTACACCCCGACTCAGCCCCGGCCGGCCAACtgctccccccctcctccttacCCGGGCTGCGCTCGCAAGTGA